A part of Tardiphaga sp. vice304 genomic DNA contains:
- a CDS encoding DUF2019 domain-containing protein, with amino-acid sequence MSGLETRSDSELVQAWIDNVREHDAIEHVGAGNRHFGERMKIVDELMARSDGRLNLMLPLLEHSDLDVRYTAAFLFREADPTVFRKTLAGLSTMGGKVAADAARMLAAPPLAKSVPQPPIPEDHPLFWAARNPPAPSMPRDEVERRLSSLFPAEHKKLLSLLTPAIGLWPQPAEASAPIAGSRCSASIWMGSATIRMAI; translated from the coding sequence ATGAGTGGATTGGAAACACGATCGGACTCTGAACTGGTGCAGGCGTGGATAGACAACGTGCGTGAGCACGATGCCATCGAGCACGTCGGGGCGGGGAACCGCCATTTTGGCGAGCGGATGAAGATCGTCGACGAGTTGATGGCGCGCAGCGACGGCCGGCTGAACCTGATGCTGCCGCTCCTTGAGCATTCCGATCTCGACGTGCGATATACTGCGGCGTTTTTATTCCGGGAGGCCGATCCGACCGTGTTCCGCAAGACGTTGGCGGGACTGAGCACGATGGGTGGCAAAGTGGCCGCCGATGCCGCCCGGATGCTGGCAGCCCCACCGCTGGCCAAGTCCGTCCCGCAGCCGCCCATTCCTGAAGACCATCCGCTGTTCTGGGCTGCCCGAAATCCGCCTGCGCCTAGCATGCCCCGCGATGAGGTGGAGCGGCGGCTATCCTCTCTGTTTCCGGCGGAGCACAAGAAGTTACTGTCGTTGTTGACGCCTGCCATAGGGCTGTGGCCGCAGCCTGCGGAGGCCAGCGCACCGATTGCGGGGTCCCGATGTAGCGCGTCAATCTGGATGGGAAGCGCGACAATCAGGATGGCAATTTAG
- the istB gene encoding IS21-like element helper ATPase IstB gives MNATVKIDAARVELLLSELRLPGIKLIWAALAETADKEGWPAARFLAALAEQEMVERNRRRFERHLDEARLPPGKTLAAFDFDAVPMISKAQVQALAAGDAWLDKGANLLCFGPPGGGKSHLAAALGMALIENGWRVLFTRTTDLVQKLQIARRDLTLEAAIAKLDKYHLLILDDLAYVTKDQAETSVLFELISARYERRSMLITANQPFGEWGKIFPDQAMTLAAIDRLVHHATILEMNVDSYRRKEALDKARGAGRPPTRATIKASS, from the coding sequence ATGAACGCGACCGTCAAGATCGACGCCGCCCGTGTCGAATTGCTGCTCAGCGAACTGCGTCTGCCCGGCATCAAGCTGATCTGGGCCGCCCTGGCGGAAACCGCCGATAAGGAAGGCTGGCCCGCCGCCCGCTTCCTGGCGGCCCTGGCTGAACAGGAGATGGTGGAGCGAAACCGTCGTCGCTTCGAGCGTCATCTGGATGAAGCCCGCCTGCCGCCGGGCAAGACCCTCGCTGCATTCGACTTCGATGCCGTGCCGATGATCTCAAAGGCGCAGGTGCAGGCTCTCGCCGCCGGTGACGCCTGGCTCGACAAGGGCGCCAATCTGTTGTGTTTTGGTCCCCCTGGCGGCGGCAAATCGCATCTGGCAGCGGCGCTCGGCATGGCCCTGATCGAAAACGGTTGGCGCGTGTTGTTCACCAGAACCACCGATCTCGTGCAAAAGCTCCAGATCGCGCGCCGCGATCTCACGCTTGAAGCGGCGATCGCCAAACTCGACAAATATCACCTGCTGATCCTCGACGATCTGGCCTATGTGACCAAGGATCAAGCGGAGACCAGCGTTCTGTTCGAGTTGATCAGCGCTCGCTACGAACGCCGCTCGATGCTGATCACCGCCAATCAGCCATTCGGTGAATGGGGAAAAATCTTCCCGGATCAAGCTATGACCCTCGCGGCGATCGACCGCCTCGTCCATCACGCCACGATCCTCGAAATGAATGTCGACAGCTATCGCCGGAAAGAGGCTCTCGACAAGGCTCGTGGAGCCGGACGACCGCCAACGCGCGCGACAATCAAAGCGTCATCCTGA
- the istA gene encoding IS21 family transposase, with protein sequence MAGRHVTDQQMRLFMSLRRNHSPAVAAAKAGFSTSAAYRYEKDPRLPTQKKARRARRRADPFIDVWENEVLPILRAAPGLRPIAVFEELCRRHPELGSGTRRTLERRIRAWRAVNGPDREVIFRQEHPPGRMGLSDFTEVADLGVTIAGQLLDCRLYHFRLPFSGFEHAHVVLGGESFVALAEGLQNALWSLGGVPEQHRSDSLSAAFRNLGADAKEDLTTRYEAFCGHYGMTPTRNNPGVSHENGSIESAHGHLKRALADALLLRASRDFDDLAAWRGFVDEIVGRGNARNAKRIDQERTALKKLPVRKTADYEEVNVDVTTSSAFTLRKVFYSVPSRLIGHRLRVRLYDDRLECFQGATHIITLRRGRTQPNGKHGHVIDYRHVIHSLRRKPMALLNLVYRDQLFPRRVYARAFDALLAGIGERPACRAMVGLLALAHERACEAELGAVLQATLDDGILPDLKALIERFRPKGMALPVVVVTLPSLAIYDQIAAAVGEAA encoded by the coding sequence TTGGCCGGCCGGCATGTCACCGATCAACAAATGAGGCTTTTCATGAGCTTGCGTCGCAACCATTCGCCAGCCGTCGCCGCTGCAAAGGCTGGTTTCAGCACCTCCGCCGCCTACCGATACGAGAAGGATCCCCGACTTCCGACCCAGAAGAAGGCGCGCCGCGCACGCCGTCGAGCCGATCCGTTCATCGACGTTTGGGAGAACGAAGTTCTGCCGATACTGAGGGCCGCCCCCGGATTGCGGCCGATCGCCGTGTTCGAGGAACTATGCCGGCGGCATCCGGAACTGGGTTCTGGAACGCGGCGGACGCTCGAGCGGCGCATTCGGGCATGGCGGGCGGTGAACGGGCCGGATCGGGAGGTGATCTTCCGTCAGGAACATCCGCCGGGTCGCATGGGGTTGTCGGACTTCACCGAGGTCGCCGATCTCGGCGTCACCATTGCGGGCCAGTTGCTGGACTGCCGGCTCTATCACTTCCGGCTGCCTTTCTCCGGCTTCGAACACGCCCACGTCGTGCTCGGTGGCGAAAGCTTTGTCGCGCTGGCGGAAGGCTTGCAGAACGCGCTGTGGTCGCTGGGCGGGGTTCCGGAGCAGCACCGCAGCGACAGCCTGTCGGCCGCGTTCCGCAATCTCGGAGCCGATGCCAAGGAGGATTTGACGACGCGCTATGAGGCGTTCTGCGGCCATTACGGCATGACGCCGACCCGCAACAATCCCGGCGTATCGCATGAGAACGGCTCGATCGAAAGTGCGCATGGCCATCTCAAGAGAGCGCTGGCCGATGCCCTGCTGCTGCGTGCCTCACGCGACTTCGACGATCTTGCGGCCTGGCGGGGTTTTGTCGACGAGATCGTTGGCCGCGGCAACGCGCGCAATGCCAAGCGTATCGATCAGGAGCGGACGGCGCTGAAGAAACTGCCGGTGCGCAAGACCGCCGATTATGAGGAGGTCAACGTCGACGTCACGACCTCCAGCGCCTTCACGTTGCGCAAGGTGTTTTACTCGGTCCCATCCCGCCTGATCGGTCACCGGCTGCGCGTACGTCTTTATGACGACCGGCTCGAATGCTTCCAGGGCGCCACGCACATCATCACCTTGCGACGCGGGCGAACCCAGCCCAACGGCAAACACGGCCACGTCATCGACTATCGCCATGTCATCCATTCGCTGCGCCGCAAACCGATGGCGCTGCTCAATCTGGTCTATCGCGACCAGTTGTTCCCCCGCCGCGTCTACGCCCGTGCGTTCGACGCCTTGCTCGCCGGCATTGGCGAAAGACCAGCCTGCCGTGCCATGGTCGGGCTTCTGGCGCTCGCACATGAACGGGCCTGCGAGGCGGAGCTCGGTGCCGTGCTGCAAGCCACGCTCGACGACGGCATCCTGCCGGATCTCAAGGCGCTGATCGAACGCTTCCGACCGAAGGGCATGGCACTACCGGTCGTCGTCGTCACGCTGCCCTCGCTCGCTATCTACGACCAGATTGCCGCGGCTGTGGGAGAAGCCGCATGA
- a CDS encoding DUF1963 domain-containing protein — MSRDSHPDCRATSRLGGMPYAPPGWTWPVEEGEPMLFITQINCADVRHLPGADVLPSDGVLAFFGDHDAVQGCTFAMGGAVFHWPETSEWTPAVPPLEILTVFPRAELLFRPTLEMPDPKSEALASVLKDNGQREVYREFHAALQSYGMPDGYEYTVDFGSMLGWPRLVQHAELELFDVDPEDARVLLQIGSYTNGREFGDWGPGGSIYFVTSNSALAERDWESCELTGQFT, encoded by the coding sequence TTGTCGCGGGATTCTCATCCTGATTGTCGCGCTACATCCCGACTTGGCGGAATGCCCTACGCGCCGCCGGGCTGGACATGGCCGGTCGAAGAAGGTGAGCCGATGCTGTTCATCACCCAGATCAATTGCGCCGATGTCCGTCACCTGCCAGGCGCAGATGTGTTGCCGTCGGACGGCGTGCTCGCGTTTTTCGGCGATCATGACGCCGTCCAAGGCTGCACGTTCGCGATGGGCGGCGCGGTGTTTCACTGGCCCGAAACGTCCGAATGGACGCCGGCCGTCCCGCCCTTGGAAATCCTGACGGTGTTTCCGCGCGCCGAACTGCTGTTTCGCCCCACGCTGGAGATGCCGGATCCAAAGAGCGAGGCGCTCGCTTCCGTGTTGAAGGACAATGGTCAACGGGAAGTCTACCGCGAATTTCATGCCGCATTGCAGTCGTATGGCATGCCCGACGGATATGAATACACAGTCGATTTCGGAAGCATGCTCGGGTGGCCGCGTCTGGTGCAGCACGCCGAACTCGAGTTGTTCGATGTCGATCCCGAGGACGCCCGCGTGCTGCTGCAGATCGGCTCCTACACCAACGGCCGTGAGTTCGGCGATTGGGGGCCGGGTGGATCGATATATTTTGTCACCTCGAACAGCGCGCTGGCAGAGAGAGACTGGGAAAGCTGCGAACTTACCGGACAATTCACGTAA
- a CDS encoding AAA family ATPase, with product MKFTGTTNYVATDDLKVAVNAAIVLERPLLVKGEPGTGKTVLAEEVAKALGAPLLTWHIKSTTKAQQGLYEYDAVSRLRDSQLGDARVSDIANYIKRGKLWEAFTHAERPVLLIDEIDKADIEFPNDLLLELDRMEFHVYETGETIKAAKRPIVMITSNNEKELPDAFLRRCFFHYIKFPEMETMQQIVEVHFPGIKQRLVAEAMRIFFEVRAVPGLKKKPSTSELLDWLKLLLNEDMSAEQLRERDPRKLIPPLHGALLKNEQDVHLFERLAFLNRREV from the coding sequence ATGAAGTTTACCGGCACCACGAATTATGTCGCCACCGATGACCTCAAGGTCGCGGTCAATGCCGCGATCGTGCTGGAGCGGCCGCTTTTGGTGAAGGGCGAGCCTGGCACCGGCAAGACCGTGCTGGCCGAGGAAGTCGCCAAGGCGCTCGGCGCACCGCTTTTGACCTGGCACATCAAGTCGACCACCAAGGCGCAGCAGGGCCTGTATGAGTATGACGCGGTGTCGCGGCTGCGCGATAGCCAGCTCGGCGACGCCCGCGTCTCAGACATCGCCAACTACATCAAGCGCGGCAAATTGTGGGAAGCCTTCACCCATGCCGAGCGCCCGGTGCTGCTGATCGACGAGATCGACAAGGCCGACATCGAATTCCCCAACGATCTGCTGCTCGAACTCGACCGCATGGAATTCCATGTCTACGAGACCGGCGAGACCATCAAGGCCGCCAAGCGCCCGATCGTGATGATCACCTCCAACAACGAGAAGGAACTGCCCGACGCGTTCCTGCGCCGCTGTTTCTTCCACTATATCAAGTTTCCGGAAATGGAGACGATGCAGCAGATCGTCGAGGTGCATTTCCCCGGCATCAAGCAGCGGCTGGTGGCGGAAGCCATGCGGATCTTCTTCGAGGTGCGCGCCGTGCCCGGCCTGAAGAAGAAGCCCTCGACCTCCGAATTGCTGGACTGGCTGAAGCTGCTGCTGAACGAGGACATGAGCGCAGAACAGCTTCGCGAGCGCGACCCGCGCAAACTGATCCCGCCGCTGCACGGCGCGCTGCTGAAGAACGAGCAGGACGTGCACCTGTTCGAGCGGCTGGCGTTCCTGAACCGCCGGGAAGTCTGA
- a CDS encoding GlsB/YeaQ/YmgE family stress response membrane protein — MGIESILVWLLVGAVAGWLAGLIVTGGGFGLIGNIVIGIIGAVVAGWLLPQLGVNLGTGIVRAIINSAIGAVVVLVILSLIRR, encoded by the coding sequence ATGGGTATAGAATCCATCCTGGTCTGGCTGCTGGTGGGCGCCGTCGCCGGCTGGCTCGCGGGGCTGATCGTCACCGGCGGCGGCTTCGGCCTGATCGGCAACATCGTCATCGGCATCATCGGCGCGGTGGTCGCCGGCTGGCTGCTGCCGCAGCTCGGCGTCAATCTCGGCACCGGCATTGTTCGGGCCATCATCAATTCGGCGATCGGCGCCGTGGTCGTGCTCGTGATCCTGTCACTGATCCGGCGCTGA
- a CDS encoding vWA domain-containing protein, with protein sequence MFLNFFTSLRDAQVPVTLREYLTLMEALDADLAGQSIENFYYLSRAALVKDERNLDKFDRVFGTVFKGLESLLDGIDKAEIPAEWLKKLAEKYLSEEEKKQIEAMGWDKLMETLRERLKEQKERHQGGSKWIGTAGTSPFGAEGYNPEGVRIGQDKSRHRRAVKVWDKREFKDLDGNVELGIRNIKVALRRLRKFARTGAPDELDLDTTIKETANHGYLDVHMRPERRNAVKVLVFFDIGGSMDSHVEQVEELFSAAKSEFKHMEYFYFHNCLYEGVWKQNKRRFTDRTPTWDVLHKYPHDYKVVFVGDASMSPYEVMVPGGSVEHVNEEAGSVWLERVTQTYPNAVWLNPVAKKHWDYSESTTLIRRLFSERMYPLTIEGLEGAMKELVRKS encoded by the coding sequence ATGTTCTTGAACTTCTTCACATCGCTGCGCGATGCCCAGGTCCCCGTGACGCTGCGCGAATACCTCACCTTGATGGAGGCGCTCGACGCCGACCTTGCGGGTCAGTCGATCGAGAATTTCTATTATCTGTCGCGCGCCGCCTTGGTGAAGGACGAGCGCAACCTTGACAAGTTCGACCGCGTGTTCGGCACCGTGTTCAAGGGGCTGGAAAGTCTGCTCGACGGCATCGACAAGGCCGAGATCCCCGCCGAGTGGCTGAAGAAGCTGGCCGAGAAATATCTTTCCGAGGAAGAGAAGAAGCAGATCGAGGCGATGGGCTGGGACAAGCTCATGGAGACGCTGCGCGAACGCCTGAAGGAGCAGAAGGAGCGCCACCAGGGCGGCAGCAAGTGGATCGGCACCGCCGGCACCTCGCCATTCGGCGCCGAGGGTTACAATCCCGAAGGCGTCCGGATCGGCCAGGACAAGAGCCGGCACCGCCGCGCGGTCAAGGTCTGGGACAAGCGCGAGTTCAAGGACCTCGACGGCAATGTCGAGCTCGGCATCCGCAACATCAAGGTGGCGCTGCGGCGCCTGCGCAAATTCGCCCGCACCGGCGCGCCCGACGAGCTCGATCTCGACACCACGATCAAGGAAACCGCCAATCACGGCTATCTCGACGTCCACATGCGGCCGGAGCGGCGCAACGCCGTCAAGGTGCTGGTGTTCTTCGACATCGGCGGCTCGATGGACTCGCATGTCGAGCAGGTCGAGGAATTGTTCTCGGCGGCGAAGAGCGAGTTCAAGCACATGGAATATTTCTACTTCCACAACTGCCTCTATGAGGGCGTGTGGAAGCAGAACAAGCGCCGCTTCACCGACCGCACGCCGACCTGGGACGTGCTGCACAAATATCCGCATGACTACAAGGTGGTGTTCGTCGGCGACGCCTCGATGTCGCCTTACGAAGTGATGGTGCCGGGCGGTTCGGTCGAGCACGTCAATGAAGAGGCCGGCTCGGTCTGGCTCGAGCGCGTGACGCAGACCTATCCCAATGCGGTGTGGCTCAACCCGGTGGCCAAGAAGCACTGGGACTATTCGGAATCCACCACGCTGATCCGCCGGCTGTTCTCAGAGCGGATGTATCCCTTGACCATCGAGGGCCTCGAAGGCGCGATGAAGGAACTGGTTCGGAAATCATGA
- a CDS encoding rhodanese-like domain-containing protein, with protein MTQAIVRGIKAMIDEANAVVEVLSAEDAIKAVQQPDVILIDIRDPREIERDGRIPGAFSCTRGMLEFWIDPESPYAKPVFQESKKFIFHCAGGLRSALAAKTAHDMGLAPVAHMAGGFAAWRDAGGPVEKVEPRKAK; from the coding sequence ATGACGCAAGCCATTGTCCGCGGCATCAAGGCGATGATCGACGAGGCCAATGCGGTGGTCGAGGTGCTGAGCGCGGAGGATGCCATCAAGGCCGTGCAGCAGCCCGATGTGATCCTGATCGACATCCGCGATCCCCGCGAGATCGAGCGCGACGGCCGTATTCCCGGTGCGTTCTCCTGCACCCGCGGCATGCTGGAATTCTGGATCGATCCGGAAAGCCCCTATGCCAAGCCGGTGTTTCAGGAGAGCAAGAAGTTCATTTTCCATTGCGCCGGCGGATTGCGCTCTGCGCTGGCGGCAAAGACCGCGCACGACATGGGCCTCGCGCCCGTGGCGCACATGGCCGGCGGTTTTGCCGCCTGGCGCGATGCCGGCGGTCCGGTCGAAAAGGTCGAGCCGCGGAAGGCGAAGTAA
- the sseA gene encoding 3-mercaptopyruvate sulfurtransferase, with product MTTTTDPLVSTDWLAAHLDDPTVRILDASFKLPGVTPLPREDFLGAHIPGSAFFDVDVISDHGLSLPHMFPSEGHFADGVGALGVSNAHTVVIYDAGGWVAGPRAWWMFLAFGHADVRVLDGGLQKWRAEGRAIESGEVDPVPARYTASFDQGFVRSRQQVVANLDSRAAQLVDARPQPRFEGSVPEPRAGLRSGHIPGSRNVPYAKLFDAATGTMKPLGELRAAFKDAGVDLDRPIVTTCGSGVSALVLTLALYRLGVRGTALYDGSWADWGQADGPPVASGPA from the coding sequence ATGACAACCACCACCGATCCGCTGGTTTCCACCGACTGGCTCGCCGCGCATCTCGACGATCCCACGGTCCGGATCCTCGACGCCTCGTTCAAGCTGCCCGGCGTCACGCCGCTGCCGCGCGAGGATTTCCTCGGCGCGCATATCCCGGGTTCTGCGTTCTTCGACGTCGATGTGATCAGCGACCACGGCCTGTCGCTGCCGCATATGTTTCCCAGCGAGGGCCACTTTGCCGACGGCGTCGGCGCGCTAGGCGTCTCCAATGCCCATACCGTGGTGATCTACGATGCCGGCGGCTGGGTAGCCGGCCCGCGGGCGTGGTGGATGTTTCTCGCCTTCGGCCATGCCGATGTGCGGGTGCTGGACGGCGGGCTGCAGAAATGGCGTGCCGAAGGCCGCGCGATCGAAAGCGGCGAGGTCGATCCGGTGCCGGCGCGCTACACTGCCTCGTTCGACCAAGGTTTCGTGCGCAGCCGGCAGCAGGTGGTCGCCAATCTCGACAGCCGCGCCGCGCAGCTCGTCGATGCCCGGCCGCAGCCGCGCTTCGAGGGCAGCGTGCCGGAGCCGCGTGCGGGCCTGCGGTCCGGCCACATTCCAGGCAGCCGCAACGTGCCCTATGCGAAATTGTTCGATGCCGCGACCGGCACGATGAAGCCGCTGGGCGAGCTACGCGCCGCCTTCAAGGATGCCGGCGTCGATCTCGACAGGCCGATCGTCACCACCTGCGGCTCCGGCGTATCCGCGCTGGTGCTGACGCTGGCGCTCTACCGGCTCGGCGTGCGCGGCACCGCGCTTTATGACGGCTCGTGGGCCGATTGGGGGCAGGCTGACGGTCCGCCGGTGGCGAGCGGGCCTGCGTAA